The Erythrolamprus reginae isolate rEryReg1 chromosome 5, rEryReg1.hap1, whole genome shotgun sequence genome window below encodes:
- the HES1 gene encoding transcription factor HES-1 — MPADLMEKSSSSPAAATPANAHATPDKPRTAAEQRKSSKPIMEKRRRARINESLGQLKTLILDALKKDSSRHSKLEKADILEMTVKHLRSLQRAQMAVALHTDPSALCKYRAGFNECLTEVTRFLSSCEAVNAEVRHRLLGHLAGCLSQIGALDFAPAAQPPGAPVGQPLVPVPAGAAPPPGPGASCKLGAAAAESAKVCGSFQLLPASEGPFAFLVPHAAFGPPGGAILPLHPGEGLSSSPPAAVLSSGSGAPSLPADSLWRPW, encoded by the exons ATGCCCGCCGACCTGATGGAGAAGAGctcctcctcgcccgccgccgccACCCCGGCCAACGCGCACGCCACCCCGGACAAGCCCCGCACGGCCGCCGAGCAGCGGAAG tCTTCGAAGCCGATCATGGAGAAGCGCCGCCGCGCCCGCATCAACGAGAGCCTCGGGCAGCTGAAGACGCTGATCCTGGACGCCCTCAAGAAGGAC AGCTCCCGGCACTCCAAGCTGGAGAAGGCGGATATCCTGGAGATGACGGTGAAGCACTTGCGCAGCCTGCAGCGGGCCCAGATGGCGG TGGCGCTCCACACGGACCCCTCCGCCTTGTGCAAGTACCGAGCCGGCTTCAACGAGTGCCTGACGGAGGTGACCCGCTTCCTCTCCTCCTGCGAGGCCGTCAACGCGGAGGTCCGCCACCGGCTGCTCGGACACCTGGCCGGCTGCCTGAGCCAGATCGGCGCCCTGGACTTCGCGCCCGCCGCCCAGCCGCCCGGAGCCCCCGTAGGGCAGCCGCTGGTCCCGGTGCCCGCCGGCGCGGCGCCCCCTCCCGGCCCCGGGGCTTCCTGCAAGCTGGGCGCTGCGGCCGCCGAGAGCGCCAAAGTGTGCGGCAGCTTCCAGCTTTTGCCGGCTTCCGAAGGGCCGTTCGCCTTCCTCGTCCCCCACGCGGCCTTTGGGCCCCCCGGCGGCGCCATCCTCCCGCTCCACCCGGGCGAGGGCCTGAGCTCCTCCCCCCCCGCAGCCGTCCTCTCGTCAGGATCGGGCGCCCCGTCGCTCCCCGCAGACTCCCTCTGGAGACCCTGGTGA
- the LOC139168294 gene encoding platelet glycoprotein Ib alpha chain-like, with product MWLEATTVVLLLFLRLPFRKGQGLCGGPGSKGCPYQDLYTSTRDVAEIPQSVAPIITEMFFVDTSVVEIRQGAFANMSNLVKIEFINTKIRRVEAGAFDHLEKLMDLEITGAELGDMPVGAFRSLGRLRKVNLRDSQVGRIEKGLFEGLGDLEELYLHRNDIASLPDRVFDGLPKLSLLHLGWNQISDFSGEVFQPLSRLKTLRLQNNQIGSLREGSLDSLQELVEVNLESNRLQTLPPDLLSQLVNLEKIFLDKNSIEALPDRFFSGQMKVKQLRAASNQLRAFPALGSMALLKELDLSRNKVSDLENLAAASLPSLTTLKLHGNLLETIPAGQFDPLAKLTSLYLGDNPWRCNCRLLYLHRWITANAKKVKDAKKVTCGSPGDLAARKVTALSEDQLVCLTTVPVSATFRAAPLPTSASPLATPARRSTTQPPLLWGATTTTSQAPATIPQAFPMQSTQIVVTIRPTTTSVSTRTRPHSSTAATTSPEITTLQATTSTTSPATTKDTTTVTELPSTTLQATTSTTSPASTKDATTVTELPSTTLQATTSTTSPATIKNATTVTELPSTTLQATTSTTSPATTKNTTTVTELPSTTLQVTTSMSSPVTTKNATTVTELPSMTPQATTSTTPPATTKEATTVTELPSTTLQATTSPATTKEATTVTELPSTTLQATTSMSSPATTKNATTVTELPSMTPQATTSTTPPATTKEATTVTELPSTMLQATTSTTFPATTQDATTPTGPPATPTPFVRSSRPSTRQAVATPGPTAPRATREQTPAAGPAPARPSAVELLPSRPSPPPPPRLLQPQRQAWGSLLGSGHCGVFLLLYLSMLSVAVSCAALLGRLACLLHTATQSLRLPPRPVRLVRIKAGRGRE from the coding sequence atgTGGCTGGAGGCCACCACCGTCGTCTtgctcctcttcctccgcctCCCCTTCCGGAAGGGGCAGGGGCTGTGCGGGGGCCCCGGGAGCAAGGGCTGCCCCTACCAAGACCTCTACACCAGCACCAGAGACGTCGCAGAGATCCCCCAGTCCGTGGCCCCCATTATCACCGAGATGTTCTTTGTGGACACCAGCGTGGTGGAAATCCGGCAGGGCGCCTTTGCCAACATGTCCAACCTGGTGAAAATTGAGTTCATCAACACCAAGATCAGGAGAGTTGAAGCCGGGGCGTTCGACCACTTGGAGAAGTTGATGGACTTGGAGATCACGGGGGCCGAGTTGGGGGATATGCCCGTGGGCGCCTTCCGGTCCCTGGGCCGCCTGCGGAAGGTGAACCTGCGGGACTCCCAGGTGGGAAGGATCGAAAAGGGGCTCTTCGAGGGTCTCGGGGATTTGGAGGAGCTTTACCTGCACCGGAATGACATTGCGTCTCTCCCCGACAGAGTTTTTGACGGGCTCCCGAAACTCTCCTTGTTGCATTTGGGGTGGAACCAGATCTCCGACTTCTCAGGGGAGGTTTTCCAGCCACTGAGCCGGCTGAAGACCCTCCGGCTGCAGAACAACCAGATCGGGAGCCTGCGGGAGGGGAGCCTGGACAGCCTGCAGGAGCTGGTGGAGGTCAACCTGGAGAGCAACAGGCTGCAGACGCTCCCGCCCGACTTGCTCAGCCAGCTGGTCAACCTGGAGAAGATTTTCCTGGACAAGAACTCGATTGAGGCTCTGCCGGACAGGTTCTTCTCTGGGCAGATGAAAGTGAAGCAGCTGAGGGCGGCCTCCAACCAGCTGAGAGCCTTCCCTGCCTTGGGGTCAATGGCACTGCTGAAGGAGCTGGACCTGAGCCGGAACAAGGTCTCCGACCTGGAGAACCTGGCGGCGGCGTCTCTCCCATCCCTGACCACCCTGAAGCTCCACGGGAACCTCCTGGAGACCATCCCAGCTGGCCAGTTCGACCCGCTGGCGAAGCTCACCTCCTTGTACCTTGGAGACAATCCTTGGAGGTGCAACTGCCGCCTTCTCTACCTCCACCGTTGGATAACCGCCAATGCCAAGAAGGTAAAGGATGCCAAAAAGGTGACCTGCGGGAGTCCCGGAGACCTGGCGGCCAGGAAAGTGACCGCCCTCTCAGAAGACCAGCTCGTCTGCTTAACGACCGTGCCCGTCTCAGCCACCTTCCGAGCTGCCCCGTTGCCCACTTCCGCTTCTCCCTTGGCCACCCCAGCAAGGAGAAGCACCACTCAGCCCCCCCTGCTGTGGggggccaccaccaccacctctcaGGCCCCAGCCACCATTCCTCAGGCCTTTCCTATGCAAAGCACACAAATCGTGGTGACCATCAGGCCAACAACCACCTCCGTGAGCACACGAACCCGCCCTCACAGCTCCACTGCAGCCACGACAAGTCCTGAAATCACGACGCTTCAAGCCACAACTTCCACAACTTCTCCAGCCACCACCAAAGACACCACTACTGTCACTGAATTGCCTTCCACGACGCTTCAAGCCACAACTTCCACAACTTCTCCAGCCTCCACCAAAGACGCCACAACTGTCACTGAATTGCCTTCCACAACGCTTCAAGCCACAACTTCCACAACTTCTCCAGCCACCATCAAAAACGCCACAACTGTCACTGAATTGCCTTCCACAACGCTTCAAGCCACAACTTCCACAACTTCTCCAGCCACCACCAAAAACACCACAACTGTCACTGAATTGCCTTCCACAACGCTTCAAGTCACAACTTCCATGAGTTCTCCAGTCACCACCAAAAACGCCACAACTGTCACTGAATTGCCTTCCATGACACCTCAAGCCACAACTTCCACAACTCCACCAGCCACCACTAAAGAAGCCACAACTGTCACTGAATTGCCTTCCACGACGCTTCAAGCCACAACTTCTCCAGCCACTACCAAAGAGGCCACAACTGTCACTGAATTGCCTTCCACAACGCTTCAAGCCACAACTTCCATGAGTTCTCCAGCCACCACCAAAAACGCCACAACTGTCACTGAATTGCCTTCCATGACACCTCAAGCCACAACTTCCACAACTCCACCAGCCACCACTAAAGAAGCCACAACTGTCACTGAATTGCCTTCCACAATGCTTCAAGCCACAACTTCCACGACTTTTCCAGCCACAACACAAGACGCCACAACTCCCACCGGCCCTCCTGCAACCCCCACGCCCTTCGTGCGCAGCTCCAGGCCCTCCACCAGACAAGCGGTGGCCACGCCCGGCCCCACAGCCCCCAGGGCCACACGGGAACAGACGCCAGCTGCAGGCCCAGCCCCGGCACGTCCGTCTGCAGTGGAGCTCCTGCCCTCccgcccttctcctcctcctcctcctcggcttCTCCAGCCACAGCGCCAGGCCTGGGGCTCCCTGCTGGGCTCCGGCCATTGTGGGGTGTTCCTCCTGCTCTATCTGTCCATGCTCTCAGTGGCCGTCTCCTGCGCAGCCCTCCTGGGGCGCCTGGCCTGCCTGCTCCACACAGCCACCCAGTCGCTCCGGTTGCCTCCCAGGCCAGTGAGGTTGGTGCGCATCAAggccgggcgggggagggagtGA